Proteins from a genomic interval of Colletes latitarsis isolate SP2378_abdomen chromosome 12, iyColLati1, whole genome shotgun sequence:
- the Ppib gene encoding peptidylprolyl isomerase B (cyclophilin B) yields the protein MKLLLLVGIVLSVFCSSSNADDKKGPKVTDKVWFDITIDGKPEGRIEIGLFGKTVPKTVKNFVELSKKPQGEGYKGSKFHRIIREFMIQGGDFTKGDGTGGHSIYGARFEDENFKLKHYGAGWLSMANAGKDTNGSQFFITVKRTPWLDGRHVVFGKIIKGMDLVRKIENVNTDTRDRPTKDVVIADCGAEAVTEPFSVSKEDAAE from the exons ATGAAATTACTTTTGTTAGTGGGTATCGTCCTGTCGGTCTTTTGTTCGAGTAGTAACGCCGACGATAAAAAAGGCCCGAAAGTAACAGACAAG GTGTGGTTTGATATTACCATCGATGGCAAACCCGAAGGAAGAATCGAAATTGGTCTGTTCGGGAAGACTGTCCCGAAGACAGTCAAAAACTTCGTAGAACTGTCTAAAAAGCCTCAGGGGGAAGGATACAAGGGTAGCAAGTTCCATAGAATCATTCGTGAGTTTATGATCCAAGGAGGAGATTTCACAAAAGGAGATGGAACCGGAG GACACAGTATTTACGGAGCTCGCTTCGAAGATGAGAACTTCAAACTGAAACACTATGGCGCAGGATGGCTGTCCATGGCAAACGCTGGCAAAGATACCAACGGTTCTCAGTTCTTTATTACCGTTAAGAGAACTCCGTGGCTTGACGGTAGACATGTTGTGTTTGGTAAAATAATTAAAGGAATG GATTTAGTTCGAAAAATTGAGAATGTGAACACAGATACTCGCGATAGGCCAACGAAGGATGTTGTAATTGCTGATTGTGGAGCTGAGGCTGTAACTGAGCCATTCAGCGTATCGAAGGAAGATGCTGCTGAATAA
- the LOC143349031 gene encoding mitochondrial import inner membrane translocase subunit Tim8 A-like isoform X2: MSFMEEQRSQGAVDERFEAFIETEAKKQQFQGLAFNLTDICWEICVESPTSRLGPKIEKCLINCVDRFIDTTNFITNRLERVVLNNRGEMDVQ; the protein is encoded by the exons ATGAGTTTTATGGAGGAGCAAAGGTCGCAAGGTGCGGTTGATGAACGATTTGAAGCCTTCATAGAGACTGAAGCTAAAAAGCAGCAGTTTCAA GGTTTGGCGTTTAATTTAACTGACATTTGTTGGGAAATCTGCGTTGAGAGTCCCACTTCACGTTTGGGTCCAAAAATTGAGAAGTGTCTGATAAACTGCGTAGATAGATTCATCGATACGACAAATTTTATCACGAACAGATTAGAACGTGTAGTTTTAAACAACCGTGGTGAAATGGACGTACAGTAA
- the Med27 gene encoding mediator complex subunit 27, with translation MPAVFPRKLNVINPHYARILNNDKMEQLQTALTAIKVLRSSVGQVFDSLGNGLRADHGEENKENKYLLELQELLTTVSVNLRDVEQAVSSLNPPPGPFNLASTAYLSQETTQERQALYSTLVNSYKWTDKIHEYSNVAQTLLSQNSLKRSSSRTKRGRVQTSNHNVPQQQVDSMIATFDRLFNDMTVSISRPFASNVVLHVTLGHVLKGVIAFKGVMIEWVVVKGYGETMDLWTESRHKVFRKVTENAHAAMLHFYSPALPELAVRSFMTWFHSLNNLFSDPCKRCGLHLHSALPPTWRDFRTLEPYHQECKP, from the exons ATGCCGGCAGTGTTTCCAAGGAAACTTAATGTCATAAATCCTCACTATGCTCGTATTTTAAACAACGATAAAATGGAACAACTGCAGACTGCATTGACAGCAATTAAAGTACTTCGTTCCAGTGTTGGCCAAGTATTCGATTCTCTGGGAAATGGATTAAGAGCAGATCATGGGGAGGAAAATAAAGAGAATAAATATTTGCTCGAATTGCAAGAACTCTTAACAACTGTCAGCGTTAATTTACG AGACGTCGAACAAGCTGTGAGTAGTTTAAATCCACCGCCAGGGCCATTTAATCTAGCAAGTACTGCGTATCTTAGTCAAGAGACTACGCAAGAAAGACAAGCATTGTACAGTACGCTGGTAAACAGTTACAAATGGACCGACAAAATTCACGAATACAGTAACGTTGCTCAAACACTGCTTAGCCAAAATTCGTTGAAAAGGTCTTCTAGTAGAACAAAAAGAGGCAGAGTTCAAACGAGTAATCACAATGTTCCTCAACA GCAAGTAGATTCGATGATAGCTACTTTCGATAGACTTTTCAATGACATGACAGTATCTATATCACGACCATTTGCATCAAACGTAGTGTTACATGTTACGCTGGGACACGTTTTAAAAGGGGTGATAGCATTTAAAGGTGTAATGATTGAATGGGTGGTTGTTAAAGGTTATGGTGAAACTATGGATCTGTGGACAGAATCCAGACACAAAGTTTTCAGGAAAGTGACAGAAAATGCTCATGCTGCGATGTTGCACTTTTATTCGCCAGCATTACCTGAATTAGCTGTTCGATCATTTATG ACTTGGTTCCACAGCTTGAATAATTTATTTAGCGATCCATGCAAACGTTGTGGCTTGCATCTACATAGTGCCTTACCCCCAACATGGAGAGATTTTCGAACCTTGGAACCTTATCATCAAGAATGTAAACCATAA
- the Pex3 gene encoding peroxisomal biogenesis factor 3 produces MLSRIRAFINRHRQKFILGSVVISSVIFIRYMQRKLREWQEKEIREMLERTKRRQYFDCTEKTCDQMIISLASTLRVSIMKVVDTEVILNKLRSGCTDKIVCWNELRVTTITKSAVIIYSYAMLATLIRIQFNVMGGHVYKDTQKPNGTTTENIVQTKYMSLSGSFMHDGIKRLSSLIKDKVAEIVTPMSLKDQVYLRDIEEIYWALTSSISTDTSRDPVKNLAKYMLEINCDQQETTIGKLINETLDLLESEEVQKITQSNIRSGFSLLVDHISAFFIQPCAAKNDKTPNDISIPGTSSQNHTTWKKIGNEEANCHENSFVSISQVSMPMAKIIPIINCQVPDKSASQNFQADLLQHFVTNNELKTLGANIYEAFSF; encoded by the coding sequence atgttATCGAGAATCCGTGCTTTCATTAACCGTCACAGGCAAAAGTTTATACTGGGAAGCGTCGTTATCAGCAGTGTTATTTTCATAAGATACATGCAACGCAAGCTTCGAGAATGGCAAGAGAAAGAGATAAGGGAGATGCTCGAAAGGACGAAAAGGAGACAGTACTTTGATTGTACCGAGAAAACTTGCGATCAGATGATTATTTCCCTCGCATCGACTTTGAGAGTCTCTATAATGAAGGTTGTAGATACGGAAGTGATTCTAAATAAACTTAGAAGCGGCTGCACTGACAAAATAGTGTGTTGGAATGAGTTAAGAGTTACCACGATCACTAAGTCGGCTGTAATAATATATTCGTACGCCATGTTAGCTACTTTAATAAGGATTCAGTTTAACGTAATGGGTGGCCACGTTTACAAAGACACCCAGAAACCCAATGGTACCACCACAGAAAACATTGTACAGACGAAATATATGTCTCTCTCAGGTAGTTTTATGCACGACGGAATAAAAAGATTAAGCTCGCTTATAAAAGATAAAGTCGCAGAAATAGTAACCCCGATGTCTTTGAAAGATCAGGTATACTTAAGGGATATAGAAGAAATATATTGGGCATTAACGTCGTCTATATCTACAGATACCTCGAGGGATCCTGTGAAAAATCTTGCCAAATACATGTTAGAAATAAACTGCGATCAACAAGAAACCACGATAGGGAAATTAATCAACGAAACTCTTGATCTCCTGGAGAGCGAAGAAGTACAAAAGATTACGCAGAGTAATATCAGGAGTGGGTTTAGTTTGTTGGTGGATCACATTTCTGCATTTTTCATTCAACCATGCGCAGCGAAGAACGACAAAACCCCAAATGATATTTCGATACCAGGAACATCGAGTCAGAATCATACGACTTGGAAGAAAATAGGTAACGAAGAAGCAAACTGCCATGAGAATTCATTCGTCAGTATCAGTCAGGTGTCGATGCCCATGGCTAAAATAATACCAATCATAAATTGCCAAGTACCGGATAAATCTGCTTCGCAAAATTTTCAGGCAGATTTATTGCAACATTTTGTGACAAATAACGAACTTAAAACGCTCGGTGCAAATATTTATGAAGCATTTAGTTTTTAA
- the LOC143349031 gene encoding mitochondrial import inner membrane translocase subunit Tim8 A-like isoform X1, which translates to MSFMEEQRSQGAVDERFEAFIETEAKKQQFQVSRELISGLAFNLTDICWEICVESPTSRLGPKIEKCLINCVDRFIDTTNFITNRLERVVLNNRGEMDVQ; encoded by the exons ATGAGTTTTATGGAGGAGCAAAGGTCGCAAGGTGCGGTTGATGAACGATTTGAAGCCTTCATAGAGACTGAAGCTAAAAAGCAGCAGTTTCAAGTTAGTCGCGAATTGATATCG GGTTTGGCGTTTAATTTAACTGACATTTGTTGGGAAATCTGCGTTGAGAGTCCCACTTCACGTTTGGGTCCAAAAATTGAGAAGTGTCTGATAAACTGCGTAGATAGATTCATCGATACGACAAATTTTATCACGAACAGATTAGAACGTGTAGTTTTAAACAACCGTGGTGAAATGGACGTACAGTAA
- the Ilk gene encoding integrin linked kinase, with protein sequence MEDIFQWCREGNAMQVRVWLDDTEHDMNQGDDHGFSPLHWCCKEGHLKLAELLVSRGARINATNRGVDTPLHLASAHGHKEIVQLLLRNRADVNVTNEHGNTALHYACFWGDQPVAEELVAAGALVSIANKDGDTPLDKARGLLAKRLHDLAVEYGQDLKKIQFKDQSWLGLKTRSRDATLSRHKGINMADLSLHTHLASTPSGETWRGRWQNNDIVAKILNIRDCTARISRDFNEEFPKLRIFSHPNVLPVLGCVNQPPQLATVSQYMARGSLHRLLHGGTGVVVDTARALRLALDIARAMAFLHGLERQNRCRFHLNSKHIMIDEDLTARVNMADSKFSFQEVGRIYEPAWMSPEALSKRPADINLEASDMWSFAVLLWELATREVPFADLSPMECGMKIALEDLRVSIPPGISPHLAKLIRICMNEDPGKRPSFDMVVPILDKMKR encoded by the exons ATGGAGGACATTTTTCAATGGTGTCGCGAAGGAAACGCCATGCAAGTGCGCGTTTGGCTGGACGACACTGAACATGACATGAACCAAGG CGATGACCATGGGTTCAGTCCACTCCATTGGTGCTGCAAGGAAGGCCACTTGAAGTTGGCGGAGTTGCTAGTTAGCAGAGGTGCGAGAATCAATGCTACGAACAGAGGAGTCGATACTCCGCTTCATCTTGCTTCCGCTCACGGTCACAAGGAAATAGTTCAACTG TTGCTCAGAAATCGCGCAGACGTTAACGTCACAAACGAGCATGGGAACACTGCTCTTCACTATGCCTGTTTTTGGGGTGACCAACCAGTCGCTGAAGAGTTGGTGGCTGCTGGTGCTCTCGTGTCCATTGCGAACAAAGATGGAGACACTCCTCTGGATAAAGCGAGGGGTCTCCTTGCTAAGAGACTGCACG ACTTGGCTGTAGAGTACGGGCAGGATTTGAAGAAGATCCAGTTCAAGGATCAGAGCTGGTTGGGCCTGAAAACCAGAAGTA GAGATGCAACACTGTCGAGGCACAAAGGAATAAACATGGCAGACCTGTCGTTGCATACGCATTTAGCGAGCACGCCAAGCGGCGAGACGTGGCGGGGACGCTGGCAGAACAACGACATAGTGGCGAAGATCTTGAACATACGCGACTGCACCGCGCGCATCTCGAGAGACTTCAACGAGGAGTTCCCCAAACTGAGGATTTTCTCACACCCCAACGTCCTCCCTGTGCTTGGCTGCGTCAATCAGCCGCCTCAATTGGCCACTGTTTCGCAGTACATGGCTCGCGGTAGCTTGCACCGCCTCCTCCATGGGGGTACAGGCGTGGTCGTCGACACAGCGCGAGCATTGAGATTGGCTCTCGACATTGCAAGAGCCATGGCGTTCCTGCACGGGCTGGAGAGGCAGAACAGATGCAGATTTCATCTGAATAGCAAACACATTATG ATCGACGAGGATTTGACTGCCCGTGTGAACATGGCGGACTCGAAATTCTCGTTCCAAGAGGTTGGTCGGATCTACGAGCCAGCTTGGATGTCGCCAGAAGCTTTAAGCAAACGTCCAGCAGACATAAACCTCGAAGCCAGTGACATGTGGAGTTTCGCTGTGCTGCTGTGGGAGCTTGCGACGCGAGAAGTCCCATTCGCGGACCTTTCGCCGATGGAGTGCGGCATGAAG ATTGCACTCGAGGATCTCCGCGTCAGCATACCGCCAGGGATCTCGCCGCACCTCGCCAAGCTCATTCGAATATGCATGAACGAGGATCCCGGGAAACGTCCATCTTTCGACATGGTTGTCCCAATACTCGACAAAATGAAACGCTAA